From the genome of Globicephala melas chromosome 11, mGloMel1.2, whole genome shotgun sequence, one region includes:
- the MSH5 gene encoding mutS protein homolog 5 isoform X11 yields the protein MASVGATPGRTPQGPGPREASASFPSPAPVPEPREAEEEDEEEPAEIHLCVLWSSGYLGIAYYDTSDSTIYFMPDAPDHESLQLLQRVLDEIDPQSVVTSAKQDENMTRFLGKLASQEHREPKRPEIILLPSVDFGLEISKQRLLSGNYSFIPDSMTATEKILFLSSIIPFDCLLTVRALGGLLKFLGRRRIGVELEDYNVSIPILGFKKFALTHLVSIDQDTYSVLQIFKSEPHPSVYKVASGLKEGLSLFGILNRCRCKWGEKLLRLWFTRPTQDLEELNSRLDVIQFFLLPQNLDMAQMLHRLLGHIKNVPLILKRMKLSHTKVSDWQVLYKTVYSALGLRDACRSLPQSIQLFRDIAQEFSDDLHHIASLIGKVVDFEGSLAENRFTVLPNIDPEIDEKKRRLTGLPSFLTEVARKELENLDPRIPSCSVIYIPLIGFLLCIPRLPSMVETSDFEIEGLDFMFLSEEKLHYRSARTKELDALLGDLHCDIRDQETLLMYQLQCQVLARAAVLTQVLDLASRLDVLLALASAARDYGYSRPRYSPRLLGVRIQNGRHPLMELCARTFVPNSAECGGYKGRVKVITGPNSSGKSIYLKQVGLITFMALVGSFVPAEEAEIGAVDAIFTRIHSCESISLGLSTFMIDLNQVAKAVNNATERSLVLIDEFGKGTNTVDGLALLAAVIRHWLALGPTCPHIFVATNFLSLIQLQLLPQGPLVQYLTMETCEDGNDLVFFYQVCEGVANASHASHTAAQAGLPEKLVARGKEVSDLICSGKPIKPVKELLKEKQMENCQMLVDKFLKLDLEDPSLDLDIFMRQEVLPAAATIL from the exons ATGGCCTCCGTAGGAGCGACCCCAGGCAGGACGCCGCAGGGACCGGGACCCAGGGAGGCCTCGGCCAGCTTCCCCAGCCCGGCCCCAGTGCCGGAGCCCCGGGAGgccgaggaggaggacgaggaggagccCGCGGAG ATTCATCTGTGTGTGCTGTGGAGCTCAGGGTACCTGGGCATTGCCTACTATGACACTAGTGACTCCACCATCTACTTTATGCCAGATGCCCCAGACCACGAGAGCCTCCAGCTGCTCCAGAGAG TTCTGGATGAAATCGATCCCCAGTCTGTTGTCACGAGCGCCAAACAGGATGAGAATATGACTCGGTTTCTGGGGAAGCTTG CCTCCCAAGAGCACagagagcctaagagacctgAAATCATACTTTTGCCAagtgtggattttg GCCTGGAGATAAGCAAACAGCGCCTCCTTTCTGGAAACTACTCCTTCATACCAGACTCCATGACCGCCACTGAGAaaatcctcttcctctcctccatcaTCCCCTTTGACTGCCTCCTCACG GTTCGAGCACTTGGAGGGCTGCTGAAGTTCTTGGGTCGAAGAAGAATCGGGGTTGAACTGGAAGACTATAACGTCAGCATCCCCATCCTAGGCTTTAAGAAATTTGCGTT GACACATCTGGTGAGCATAGATCAAGACACTTACAG TGTTCTGCAGATATTTAAGAGTGAGCCTCACCCCTCAGTGTACAAAGTGGCCAGTGGACTCAAGGAGGGGCTCAGCCTCTTTG GAATCCTCAACAGATGCCGCTGTAAGTGGGGAGAGAAACTGCTCAG GCTATGGTTCACACGTCCAACCCAGGACCTGGAGGAACTAAATTCCCGTCTGGATGTCATTCAGTTTTTCCTGTTACCCCAGAATCTGGACATGGCTCAGATGCTGCATCGATTGCTGGGTCACATCAAGAACGTGCCT CTGATTCTTAAACGCATGAAGTTGTCCCACACCAAGGTCAGTGACTGGCAGGTTCTCTACAAG ACAGTGTACAGTGCCCTGGGCCTGAGGGATGCTTGCCGCTCCCTGCCCCAGTCCATTCAGCTCTTTCGGGACATTGCCCAAGAGTTCTCTGATGACCTACACCACATTGCCAGCCTCATTGGGAAAGTG GTGGACTTTGAGGGCAGTCTTGCTGAAAATCGCTTCACAGTCCTCCCCAACATAGATCCTGAAATTGATGAGA AAAAACGAAGGCTGACAGGACTTCCCAGTTTCCTCACTGAGGTGGCTCGGAAGGAGCTGGAGAATCTGGACCCCCGTATTCCTTCATGCAGTGTCATCTACATCCCTCTG ATTGGCTTCCTTCTTTGCATTCCCCGCCTGCCTTCCATGGTGGAGACCAGTGACTTCGAGATTGAGGGTCTGGACTTCATG TTCCTCTCAGAGGAGAAGCTTCACTATCGTAGTGCTCGAACCAAGGAGCTGGATGCATTGCTGGGGGACCTGCACTGCGACATCCGGG ACCAGGAAACCCTGCTGATGTACCAGCTGCAGTGTCAGGTGCTGGCACGGGCAGCTGTCTTGACCCAGGTGTTGGACCTCGCCTCCCGCCTGGACGTCCTCTTGGCTCTTGCCAGTGCCGCCCGGGACTATGGCTACTCAAGGCCCCGTTACTCCCCACGGCTCCTTGGGGTACGAATCCAGAATGGCAG GCATCCTCTGATGGAGCTCTGTGCCCGAACCTTCGTGCCCAACTCCGCAGAATGCGGGGGGTACAAAGGGAGGGTCAAAGTCATCACTGGACCCAACTCCTCAGGGAAGAGCATATACCTCAAACAG GTAGGCTTGATCACATTCATGGCCCTGGTGGGCAGCTTTGTGCCAGCAGAGGAAGCCGAAATCGGGGCAGTAGATGCCATCTTCACCCGAATCCATAGCTGTGAATCCATCTCCCTTGGCCTCTCTACCTTCATGATCGACCTCAACCAG GTGGCGAAAGCAGTGAACAATGCCACCGAGCGGTCGCTGGTCCTTATTGATGAATTCGGAAAGGGAACCAACACG GTGGATGGTCTCGCGCTTCTAGCGGCCGTGATCCGACACTGGCTGGCGCTTGGGCCCACGTGCCCCCACATCTTCGTGGCCACcaactttctgagcctcattcAGCTACAGCTGCTGCCACAGGGGCCCCTCGTGCAGTATTTG aCCATGGAGACCTGTGAAGATGGGAATGACCTTGTCTTCTTCTATCAGGTTTGCGAAGGTGTTGCCAATGCCAGCCATGCCTCCCACACAGCTGCCCAGGCTGGGCTTCCTGAGAAGCTCGTTGCTCGTGGCAAGGAG GTCTCAGACTTGATCTGCAGTGGAAAGCCCATCAAGCCTGTCAAGGAGCTGCTAAAggagaaacaaatggaaaa TTGCCAGATGTTAGTAGACAAGTTTCTGAAACTGGATTTGGAAGATCCCAGTCTGGACCTGGACATTTTCATGAGACAGGAAGTGCTGCCTGCTGCCGCCACCATCCTCTGA
- the MSH5 gene encoding mutS protein homolog 5 isoform X10, giving the protein MASVGATPGRTPQGPGPREASASFPSPAPVPEPREAEEEDEEEPAEIHLCVLWSSGYLGIAYYDTSDSTIYFMPDAPDHESLQLLQRVLDEIDPQSVVTSAKQDENMTRFLGKLASQEHREPKRPEIILLPSVDFGLEISKQRLLSGNYSFIPDSMTATEKILFLSSIIPFDCLLTVRALGGLLKFLGRRRIGVELEDYNVSIPILGFKKFALTHLVSIDQDTYSVLQIFKSEPHPSVYKVASGLKEGLSLFGILNRCRCKWGEKLLRLWFTRPTQDLEELNSRLDVIQFFLLPQNLDMAQMLHRLLGHIKNVPLILKRMKLSHTKVSDWQVLYKTVYSALGLRDACRSLPQSIQLFRDIAQEFSDDLHHIASLIGKVVDFEGSLAENRFTVLPNIDPEIDEKKRRLTGLPSFLTEVARKELENLDPRIPSCSVIYIPLIGFLLCIPRLPSMVETSDFEIEGLDFMFLSEEKLHYRSARTKELDALLGDLHCDIRDQETLLMYQLQCQVLARAAVLTQVLDLASRLDVLLALASAARDYGYSRPRYSPRLLGVRIQNGRHPLMELCARTFVPNSAECGGYKGRVKVITGPNSSGKSIYLKQVGLITFMALVGSFVPAEEAEIGAVDAIFTRIHSCESISLGLSTFMIDLNQQVAKAVNNATERSLVLIDEFGKGTNTVDGLALLAAVIRHWLALGPTCPHIFVATNFLSLIQLQLLPQGPLVQYLTMETCEDGNDLVFFYQVCEGVANASHASHTAAQAGLPEKLVARGKEVSDLICSGKPIKPVKELLKEKQMENCQMLVDKFLKLDLEDPSLDLDIFMRQEVLPAAATIL; this is encoded by the exons ATGGCCTCCGTAGGAGCGACCCCAGGCAGGACGCCGCAGGGACCGGGACCCAGGGAGGCCTCGGCCAGCTTCCCCAGCCCGGCCCCAGTGCCGGAGCCCCGGGAGgccgaggaggaggacgaggaggagccCGCGGAG ATTCATCTGTGTGTGCTGTGGAGCTCAGGGTACCTGGGCATTGCCTACTATGACACTAGTGACTCCACCATCTACTTTATGCCAGATGCCCCAGACCACGAGAGCCTCCAGCTGCTCCAGAGAG TTCTGGATGAAATCGATCCCCAGTCTGTTGTCACGAGCGCCAAACAGGATGAGAATATGACTCGGTTTCTGGGGAAGCTTG CCTCCCAAGAGCACagagagcctaagagacctgAAATCATACTTTTGCCAagtgtggattttg GCCTGGAGATAAGCAAACAGCGCCTCCTTTCTGGAAACTACTCCTTCATACCAGACTCCATGACCGCCACTGAGAaaatcctcttcctctcctccatcaTCCCCTTTGACTGCCTCCTCACG GTTCGAGCACTTGGAGGGCTGCTGAAGTTCTTGGGTCGAAGAAGAATCGGGGTTGAACTGGAAGACTATAACGTCAGCATCCCCATCCTAGGCTTTAAGAAATTTGCGTT GACACATCTGGTGAGCATAGATCAAGACACTTACAG TGTTCTGCAGATATTTAAGAGTGAGCCTCACCCCTCAGTGTACAAAGTGGCCAGTGGACTCAAGGAGGGGCTCAGCCTCTTTG GAATCCTCAACAGATGCCGCTGTAAGTGGGGAGAGAAACTGCTCAG GCTATGGTTCACACGTCCAACCCAGGACCTGGAGGAACTAAATTCCCGTCTGGATGTCATTCAGTTTTTCCTGTTACCCCAGAATCTGGACATGGCTCAGATGCTGCATCGATTGCTGGGTCACATCAAGAACGTGCCT CTGATTCTTAAACGCATGAAGTTGTCCCACACCAAGGTCAGTGACTGGCAGGTTCTCTACAAG ACAGTGTACAGTGCCCTGGGCCTGAGGGATGCTTGCCGCTCCCTGCCCCAGTCCATTCAGCTCTTTCGGGACATTGCCCAAGAGTTCTCTGATGACCTACACCACATTGCCAGCCTCATTGGGAAAGTG GTGGACTTTGAGGGCAGTCTTGCTGAAAATCGCTTCACAGTCCTCCCCAACATAGATCCTGAAATTGATGAGA AAAAACGAAGGCTGACAGGACTTCCCAGTTTCCTCACTGAGGTGGCTCGGAAGGAGCTGGAGAATCTGGACCCCCGTATTCCTTCATGCAGTGTCATCTACATCCCTCTG ATTGGCTTCCTTCTTTGCATTCCCCGCCTGCCTTCCATGGTGGAGACCAGTGACTTCGAGATTGAGGGTCTGGACTTCATG TTCCTCTCAGAGGAGAAGCTTCACTATCGTAGTGCTCGAACCAAGGAGCTGGATGCATTGCTGGGGGACCTGCACTGCGACATCCGGG ACCAGGAAACCCTGCTGATGTACCAGCTGCAGTGTCAGGTGCTGGCACGGGCAGCTGTCTTGACCCAGGTGTTGGACCTCGCCTCCCGCCTGGACGTCCTCTTGGCTCTTGCCAGTGCCGCCCGGGACTATGGCTACTCAAGGCCCCGTTACTCCCCACGGCTCCTTGGGGTACGAATCCAGAATGGCAG GCATCCTCTGATGGAGCTCTGTGCCCGAACCTTCGTGCCCAACTCCGCAGAATGCGGGGGGTACAAAGGGAGGGTCAAAGTCATCACTGGACCCAACTCCTCAGGGAAGAGCATATACCTCAAACAG GTAGGCTTGATCACATTCATGGCCCTGGTGGGCAGCTTTGTGCCAGCAGAGGAAGCCGAAATCGGGGCAGTAGATGCCATCTTCACCCGAATCCATAGCTGTGAATCCATCTCCCTTGGCCTCTCTACCTTCATGATCGACCTCAACCAG CAGGTGGCGAAAGCAGTGAACAATGCCACCGAGCGGTCGCTGGTCCTTATTGATGAATTCGGAAAGGGAACCAACACG GTGGATGGTCTCGCGCTTCTAGCGGCCGTGATCCGACACTGGCTGGCGCTTGGGCCCACGTGCCCCCACATCTTCGTGGCCACcaactttctgagcctcattcAGCTACAGCTGCTGCCACAGGGGCCCCTCGTGCAGTATTTG aCCATGGAGACCTGTGAAGATGGGAATGACCTTGTCTTCTTCTATCAGGTTTGCGAAGGTGTTGCCAATGCCAGCCATGCCTCCCACACAGCTGCCCAGGCTGGGCTTCCTGAGAAGCTCGTTGCTCGTGGCAAGGAG GTCTCAGACTTGATCTGCAGTGGAAAGCCCATCAAGCCTGTCAAGGAGCTGCTAAAggagaaacaaatggaaaa TTGCCAGATGTTAGTAGACAAGTTTCTGAAACTGGATTTGGAAGATCCCAGTCTGGACCTGGACATTTTCATGAGACAGGAAGTGCTGCCTGCTGCCGCCACCATCCTCTGA
- the MSH5 gene encoding mutS protein homolog 5 isoform X12, translating into MASVGATPGRTPQGPGPREASASFPSPAPVPEPREAEEEDEEEPAEIHLCVLWSSGYLGIAYYDTSDSTIYFMPDAPDHESLQLLQRVLDEIDPQSVVTSAKQDENMTRFLGKLASQEHREPKRPEIILLPSVDFGLEISKQRLLSGNYSFIPDSMTATEKILFLSSIIPFDCLLTVRALGGLLKFLGRRRIGVELEDYNVSIPILGFKKFALTHLVSIDQDTYSVLQIFKSEPHPSVYKVASGLKEGLSLFGILNRCRCKWGEKLLSLSRRRAQAPDAQAQWPRPMGPAAPRHVGSSRTGAQTRVPCMAGGLPTTAPPGKPRLWFTRPTQDLEELNSRLDVIQFFLLPQNLDMAQMLHRLLGHIKNVPLILKRMKLSHTKVSDWQVLYKTVYSALGLRDACRSLPQSIQLFRDIAQEFSDDLHHIASLIGKVIGFLLCIPRLPSMVETSDFEIEGLDFMFLSEEKLHYRSARTKELDALLGDLHCDIRDQETLLMYQLQCQVLARAAVLTQVLDLASRLDVLLALASAARDYGYSRPRYSPRLLGVRIQNGRHPLMELCARTFVPNSAECGGYKGRVKVITGPNSSGKSIYLKQVGLITFMALVGSFVPAEEAEIGAVDAIFTRIHSCESISLGLSTFMIDLNQQVAKAVNNATERSLVLIDEFGKGTNTVDGLALLAAVIRHWLALGPTCPHIFVATNFLSLIQLQLLPQGPLVQYLTMETCEDGNDLVFFYQVCEGVANASHASHTAAQAGLPEKLVARGKEVSDLICSGKPIKPVKELLKEKQMENCQMLVDKFLKLDLEDPSLDLDIFMRQEVLPAAATIL; encoded by the exons ATGGCCTCCGTAGGAGCGACCCCAGGCAGGACGCCGCAGGGACCGGGACCCAGGGAGGCCTCGGCCAGCTTCCCCAGCCCGGCCCCAGTGCCGGAGCCCCGGGAGgccgaggaggaggacgaggaggagccCGCGGAG ATTCATCTGTGTGTGCTGTGGAGCTCAGGGTACCTGGGCATTGCCTACTATGACACTAGTGACTCCACCATCTACTTTATGCCAGATGCCCCAGACCACGAGAGCCTCCAGCTGCTCCAGAGAG TTCTGGATGAAATCGATCCCCAGTCTGTTGTCACGAGCGCCAAACAGGATGAGAATATGACTCGGTTTCTGGGGAAGCTTG CCTCCCAAGAGCACagagagcctaagagacctgAAATCATACTTTTGCCAagtgtggattttg GCCTGGAGATAAGCAAACAGCGCCTCCTTTCTGGAAACTACTCCTTCATACCAGACTCCATGACCGCCACTGAGAaaatcctcttcctctcctccatcaTCCCCTTTGACTGCCTCCTCACG GTTCGAGCACTTGGAGGGCTGCTGAAGTTCTTGGGTCGAAGAAGAATCGGGGTTGAACTGGAAGACTATAACGTCAGCATCCCCATCCTAGGCTTTAAGAAATTTGCGTT GACACATCTGGTGAGCATAGATCAAGACACTTACAG TGTTCTGCAGATATTTAAGAGTGAGCCTCACCCCTCAGTGTACAAAGTGGCCAGTGGACTCAAGGAGGGGCTCAGCCTCTTTG GAATCCTCAACAGATGCCGCTGTAAGTGGGGAGAGAAACTGCTCAG cctctcccgccgcagagcacaggctccagatgcgcaggcccagtggccacggcccatgggcccagccgctccgcggcacgtgggatcctcccggaccggggcacaaacccgtgtcccctgcatggcaggcggactcccaaccactgcgccaccagggaagccccg GCTATGGTTCACACGTCCAACCCAGGACCTGGAGGAACTAAATTCCCGTCTGGATGTCATTCAGTTTTTCCTGTTACCCCAGAATCTGGACATGGCTCAGATGCTGCATCGATTGCTGGGTCACATCAAGAACGTGCCT CTGATTCTTAAACGCATGAAGTTGTCCCACACCAAGGTCAGTGACTGGCAGGTTCTCTACAAG ACAGTGTACAGTGCCCTGGGCCTGAGGGATGCTTGCCGCTCCCTGCCCCAGTCCATTCAGCTCTTTCGGGACATTGCCCAAGAGTTCTCTGATGACCTACACCACATTGCCAGCCTCATTGGGAAAGTG ATTGGCTTCCTTCTTTGCATTCCCCGCCTGCCTTCCATGGTGGAGACCAGTGACTTCGAGATTGAGGGTCTGGACTTCATG TTCCTCTCAGAGGAGAAGCTTCACTATCGTAGTGCTCGAACCAAGGAGCTGGATGCATTGCTGGGGGACCTGCACTGCGACATCCGGG ACCAGGAAACCCTGCTGATGTACCAGCTGCAGTGTCAGGTGCTGGCACGGGCAGCTGTCTTGACCCAGGTGTTGGACCTCGCCTCCCGCCTGGACGTCCTCTTGGCTCTTGCCAGTGCCGCCCGGGACTATGGCTACTCAAGGCCCCGTTACTCCCCACGGCTCCTTGGGGTACGAATCCAGAATGGCAG GCATCCTCTGATGGAGCTCTGTGCCCGAACCTTCGTGCCCAACTCCGCAGAATGCGGGGGGTACAAAGGGAGGGTCAAAGTCATCACTGGACCCAACTCCTCAGGGAAGAGCATATACCTCAAACAG GTAGGCTTGATCACATTCATGGCCCTGGTGGGCAGCTTTGTGCCAGCAGAGGAAGCCGAAATCGGGGCAGTAGATGCCATCTTCACCCGAATCCATAGCTGTGAATCCATCTCCCTTGGCCTCTCTACCTTCATGATCGACCTCAACCAG CAGGTGGCGAAAGCAGTGAACAATGCCACCGAGCGGTCGCTGGTCCTTATTGATGAATTCGGAAAGGGAACCAACACG GTGGATGGTCTCGCGCTTCTAGCGGCCGTGATCCGACACTGGCTGGCGCTTGGGCCCACGTGCCCCCACATCTTCGTGGCCACcaactttctgagcctcattcAGCTACAGCTGCTGCCACAGGGGCCCCTCGTGCAGTATTTG aCCATGGAGACCTGTGAAGATGGGAATGACCTTGTCTTCTTCTATCAGGTTTGCGAAGGTGTTGCCAATGCCAGCCATGCCTCCCACACAGCTGCCCAGGCTGGGCTTCCTGAGAAGCTCGTTGCTCGTGGCAAGGAG GTCTCAGACTTGATCTGCAGTGGAAAGCCCATCAAGCCTGTCAAGGAGCTGCTAAAggagaaacaaatggaaaa TTGCCAGATGTTAGTAGACAAGTTTCTGAAACTGGATTTGGAAGATCCCAGTCTGGACCTGGACATTTTCATGAGACAGGAAGTGCTGCCTGCTGCCGCCACCATCCTCTGA
- the MSH5 gene encoding mutS protein homolog 5 isoform X22, which produces MGPTRTHLVSIDQDTYRLWFTRPTQDLEELNSRLDVIQFFLLPQNLDMAQMLHRLLGHIKNVPLILKRMKLSHTKVSDWQVLYKTVYSALGLRDACRSLPQSIQLFRDIAQEFSDDLHHIASLIGKVVDFEGSLAENRFTVLPNIDPEIDEKKRRLTGLPSFLTEVARKELENLDPRIPSCSVIYIPLVRAGGLASFFAFPACLPWWRPVTSRLRVWTSCSSQRRSFTIVVLEPRSWMHCWGTCTATSGVRRSEWLERSGQHGDDSDRLLSFLPLLSLSLSLFLSLTLSFLNVSGYFRWYLQACFWVPLLASLSLLHFPLELTPSSLPYLPPDQETLLMYQLQCQVLARAAVLTQVLDLASRLDVLLALASAARDYGYSRPRYSPRLLGVRIQNGRHPLMELCARTFVPNSAECGGYKGRVKVITGPNSSGKSIYLKQVGLITFMALVGSFVPAEEAEIGAVDAIFTRIHSCESISLGLSTFMIDLNQQVAKAVNNATERSLVLIDEFGKGTNTVDGLALLAAVIRHWLALGPTCPHIFVATNFLSLIQLQLLPQGPLVQYLTMETCEDGNDLVFFYQVCEGVANASHASHTAAQAGLPEKLVARGKEVSDLICSGKPIKPVKELLKEKQMENCQMLVDKFLKLDLEDPSLDLDIFMRQEVLPAAATIL; this is translated from the exons ATGGGTCCCACAAG GACACATCTGGTGAGCATAGATCAAGACACTTACAG GCTATGGTTCACACGTCCAACCCAGGACCTGGAGGAACTAAATTCCCGTCTGGATGTCATTCAGTTTTTCCTGTTACCCCAGAATCTGGACATGGCTCAGATGCTGCATCGATTGCTGGGTCACATCAAGAACGTGCCT CTGATTCTTAAACGCATGAAGTTGTCCCACACCAAGGTCAGTGACTGGCAGGTTCTCTACAAG ACAGTGTACAGTGCCCTGGGCCTGAGGGATGCTTGCCGCTCCCTGCCCCAGTCCATTCAGCTCTTTCGGGACATTGCCCAAGAGTTCTCTGATGACCTACACCACATTGCCAGCCTCATTGGGAAAGTG GTGGACTTTGAGGGCAGTCTTGCTGAAAATCGCTTCACAGTCCTCCCCAACATAGATCCTGAAATTGATGAGA AAAAACGAAGGCTGACAGGACTTCCCAGTTTCCTCACTGAGGTGGCTCGGAAGGAGCTGGAGAATCTGGACCCCCGTATTCCTTCATGCAGTGTCATCTACATCCCTCTGGTGAGGGCAGGAGG ATTGGCTTCCTTCTTTGCATTCCCCGCCTGCCTTCCATGGTGGAGACCAGTGACTTCGAGATTGAGGGTCTGGACTTCATG TTCCTCTCAGAGGAGAAGCTTCACTATCGTAGTGCTCGAACCAAGGAGCTGGATGCATTGCTGGGGGACCTGCACTGCGACATCCGGGGTGAGGAGAAGCGAGTGGCTGGAGCGGAGCGGGCAGCATGGAGATGATTCTGATAGGCTCCTTTCCTTCCTGCcattgctctctctttctctctctctctttctctctctgactctgtctTTTCTGAATGTCTCTGGGTATTTCAGATGGTATCTGCAAGCCTGTTTCTGGGTCCCTCTGCTGGCCTCTTTGTCTCTCCTTCACTTTCCCCTGGAGCTgacccccagctccctcccttaCCTGCCCCCAGACCAGGAAACCCTGCTGATGTACCAGCTGCAGTGTCAGGTGCTGGCACGGGCAGCTGTCTTGACCCAGGTGTTGGACCTCGCCTCCCGCCTGGACGTCCTCTTGGCTCTTGCCAGTGCCGCCCGGGACTATGGCTACTCAAGGCCCCGTTACTCCCCACGGCTCCTTGGGGTACGAATCCAGAATGGCAG GCATCCTCTGATGGAGCTCTGTGCCCGAACCTTCGTGCCCAACTCCGCAGAATGCGGGGGGTACAAAGGGAGGGTCAAAGTCATCACTGGACCCAACTCCTCAGGGAAGAGCATATACCTCAAACAG GTAGGCTTGATCACATTCATGGCCCTGGTGGGCAGCTTTGTGCCAGCAGAGGAAGCCGAAATCGGGGCAGTAGATGCCATCTTCACCCGAATCCATAGCTGTGAATCCATCTCCCTTGGCCTCTCTACCTTCATGATCGACCTCAACCAG CAGGTGGCGAAAGCAGTGAACAATGCCACCGAGCGGTCGCTGGTCCTTATTGATGAATTCGGAAAGGGAACCAACACG GTGGATGGTCTCGCGCTTCTAGCGGCCGTGATCCGACACTGGCTGGCGCTTGGGCCCACGTGCCCCCACATCTTCGTGGCCACcaactttctgagcctcattcAGCTACAGCTGCTGCCACAGGGGCCCCTCGTGCAGTATTTG aCCATGGAGACCTGTGAAGATGGGAATGACCTTGTCTTCTTCTATCAGGTTTGCGAAGGTGTTGCCAATGCCAGCCATGCCTCCCACACAGCTGCCCAGGCTGGGCTTCCTGAGAAGCTCGTTGCTCGTGGCAAGGAG GTCTCAGACTTGATCTGCAGTGGAAAGCCCATCAAGCCTGTCAAGGAGCTGCTAAAggagaaacaaatggaaaa TTGCCAGATGTTAGTAGACAAGTTTCTGAAACTGGATTTGGAAGATCCCAGTCTGGACCTGGACATTTTCATGAGACAGGAAGTGCTGCCTGCTGCCGCCACCATCCTCTGA